In Streptomyces sp. NBC_00091, the following proteins share a genomic window:
- a CDS encoding NADPH-dependent FMN reductase, protein MTRLHVISAATRPTSSGRPLAEWVTGLAREHGAFEVTPVDLAEIALPFLDEPEYASSGIYAHQHTLEWSALVDSADAFVFVLPMYNGSFTAPFKNAIDFLYREWQGKPVGLVSYSAGPSGGAPAAEMLLPVLTRLGMLPAERSVAIPGISALIGPEGFEAPEGLAGRLAGVLDDVAALAKEPASA, encoded by the coding sequence ATGACCCGCCTGCACGTCATCTCCGCCGCCACCCGCCCCACCTCCTCCGGCCGCCCCCTCGCCGAGTGGGTCACCGGCCTGGCCCGTGAACACGGCGCCTTCGAGGTCACCCCGGTGGACCTCGCGGAGATCGCCCTGCCCTTCCTGGACGAGCCGGAGTACGCCTCCAGCGGGATCTACGCCCACCAGCACACCCTCGAGTGGAGCGCGCTCGTCGACTCCGCCGACGCGTTCGTGTTCGTCCTGCCGATGTACAACGGCTCGTTCACCGCCCCCTTCAAGAACGCCATCGACTTCCTCTACCGCGAGTGGCAGGGCAAGCCGGTCGGCCTGGTCAGCTACAGCGCGGGCCCGTCGGGCGGCGCCCCGGCCGCCGAGATGCTGCTGCCGGTGCTCACCCGCCTCGGCATGCTGCCCGCCGAGCGCTCGGTGGCGATCCCCGGGATCAGCGCCCTGATCGGACCCGAGGGCTTCGAGGCCCCGGAGGGCCTGGCCGGCCGGCTGGCGGGCGTGCTCGACGACGTCGCGGCGCTGGCGAAGGAGCCCGCCTCGGCCTGA
- a CDS encoding glycosyl hydrolase family 18 protein: MHIRKPIIAAAATAALAAGALAAFAGLGTAQAADASATASTAGSGGVRIAYYDQWSVYGNAFYPKHLDTRGIAGKLDVINYSFGNIHPTNLTCFEANKAAGDDNNPNAGDGAGDSYADYQKSFGAADSVSGVADKWDQPIVGVFNQFKQLKAKYPHLKINISIGGWTYSKYFSDAAKTDASRKKLVSSCIDQYIKGNLPVEGGFGGPGTAAGVFDGIDIDWEYPGSSGGHLGNKYAPEDKQNFTLLLKEFREQLDAHGQANGGKKFMLTAALPAGQDKIKHIETDKIGAYLDYANIMTYDMHGAWDGDGPTYHQSPLYSPAGDPTDPIAPGTQKYSIDNAIDSWIDGNPAYGITGGFPAGKLTLGYEFYYRGWKGVPAGADNGLAQPATGASGARPTSQQAGIANYKELGGIVDNPATTYWDDQAKASYFYKDGEFFTGLNQKSVQARVDYGKQRGLAGAMMYSLLGLDDNTTLLNQISDALGGTTQPPTTPPTTPPTTPPTTPPTTPPTTPPTTGCGSVPAYVAGTVYTAGNEVSHNGRKWKAQWWTQNEAPGTTGEWGVWKDLGAC, translated from the coding sequence ATGCACATCCGTAAACCCATCATCGCGGCCGCCGCCACGGCCGCGCTGGCCGCCGGAGCGCTGGCCGCCTTCGCGGGACTCGGCACCGCACAGGCCGCCGACGCCTCCGCCACCGCGAGCACCGCGGGCAGCGGCGGCGTGCGGATCGCCTATTACGACCAGTGGAGCGTCTACGGCAACGCCTTCTACCCCAAGCACCTCGATACCCGGGGCATAGCGGGCAAGCTGGACGTCATCAACTACTCGTTCGGCAATATCCACCCCACCAACCTCACCTGTTTCGAGGCGAACAAGGCGGCGGGTGACGACAACAACCCCAACGCCGGTGACGGCGCGGGCGATTCGTACGCCGACTACCAGAAGTCCTTCGGTGCGGCCGACAGTGTCAGCGGCGTCGCCGACAAGTGGGACCAGCCGATCGTGGGCGTCTTCAACCAGTTCAAGCAGCTGAAGGCCAAGTACCCCCACCTGAAGATCAACATCTCGATCGGCGGCTGGACGTACTCGAAGTACTTCAGCGACGCGGCCAAGACCGACGCCTCCCGCAAGAAGCTGGTCTCCTCCTGCATCGACCAGTACATCAAGGGCAACCTGCCGGTCGAGGGCGGCTTCGGCGGCCCCGGCACGGCGGCCGGGGTCTTCGACGGCATCGACATCGACTGGGAGTACCCGGGCTCGTCCGGCGGCCACCTCGGCAACAAGTACGCACCCGAGGACAAGCAGAACTTCACGCTCCTGCTCAAGGAGTTCCGCGAGCAGCTCGACGCCCACGGCCAGGCCAACGGCGGCAAGAAGTTCATGCTGACCGCGGCCCTCCCGGCCGGCCAGGACAAGATCAAGCACATCGAGACGGACAAGATCGGCGCGTACCTCGACTACGCGAACATCATGACCTACGACATGCACGGCGCCTGGGACGGCGACGGGCCGACGTACCACCAGTCCCCGCTGTACTCCCCGGCCGGCGACCCGACCGACCCGATCGCCCCGGGCACCCAGAAGTACAGCATCGACAACGCCATCGACTCCTGGATCGACGGCAACCCGGCCTACGGCATCACCGGCGGTTTCCCCGCCGGCAAGCTGACCCTGGGCTACGAGTTCTACTACCGCGGCTGGAAGGGCGTCCCCGCCGGGGCGGACAACGGCCTCGCGCAGCCCGCCACCGGCGCCTCCGGTGCCCGGCCCACCAGCCAGCAGGCCGGCATCGCCAACTACAAGGAACTCGGCGGGATCGTCGACAACCCGGCGACCACCTACTGGGACGACCAGGCCAAGGCCTCGTACTTCTACAAGGACGGCGAGTTCTTCACCGGCCTGAACCAGAAGTCGGTCCAGGCCCGCGTGGACTACGGCAAGCAGCGCGGCCTGGCCGGCGCGATGATGTACTCCCTGCTCGGCCTGGACGACAACACCACCCTGCTGAACCAGATCTCGGACGCCCTCGGCGGCACCACGCAGCCGCCGACCACCCCGCCCACGACGCCTCCCACCACCCCGCCCACCACGCCGCCGACGACTCCGCCGACGACGCCCCCGACCACCGGCTGCGGCAGCGTCCCGGCCTACGTCGCGGGCACGGTCTACACTGCCGGCAACGAGGTCTCGCACAACGGCCGCAAGTGGAAGGCCCAGTGGTGGACGCAGAACGAGGCGCCCGGCACCACCGGTGAATGGGGTGTCTGGAAGGACCTCGGCGCCTGCTGA
- a CDS encoding bifunctional DNA primase/polymerase yields MTTLTTAAGCPALDGPDARTAPATQVTPQGAAWLASASAHPHGTLAVWEARPTAPAVLPCGTAFDVVNVPLVLGRRMLDLLWEQGPGSGPAAVHRGRMLLFAAPGTAQRLPALLAWEEWGPAAPAPLCHGHGDAVTVPPLAAAPGPSRWLVAPDTRMPWLPGPDSLLWAFLHAARGPVSIFGSAETDANVYDVSKRR; encoded by the coding sequence ATGACGACCCTGACGACGGCCGCCGGCTGCCCCGCCCTCGACGGCCCCGACGCACGCACCGCGCCCGCCACCCAGGTCACCCCGCAGGGCGCCGCCTGGCTGGCCTCCGCTTCGGCGCACCCGCACGGCACCCTGGCCGTCTGGGAGGCACGGCCCACCGCGCCCGCCGTACTACCCTGCGGGACCGCCTTCGACGTCGTCAACGTTCCGCTCGTACTGGGCCGCCGGATGCTCGACCTGCTCTGGGAGCAGGGCCCCGGCTCGGGTCCGGCCGCCGTGCACCGGGGCCGGATGCTGCTCTTCGCCGCCCCGGGCACCGCCCAGCGGCTCCCGGCCCTGCTGGCCTGGGAAGAGTGGGGCCCGGCCGCTCCGGCCCCGCTCTGCCACGGCCACGGCGACGCCGTCACCGTGCCCCCGCTGGCCGCCGCCCCCGGACCCTCGCGGTGGCTGGTGGCTCCCGACACCCGGATGCCCTGGCTGCCGGGGCCGGACTCCCTGCTCTGGGCCTTCCTGCACGCCGCCCGCGGCCCGGTATCGATTTTTGGTTCGGCTGAAACGGATGCTAATGTCTACGACGTCAGCAAGCGCCGCTAG
- a CDS encoding M6 family metalloprotease domain-containing protein, whose translation MRSTAAALTSMTALAAMSLVAGPAVADTGTAGPCALTRTAAHHSLGLDSWNRAYPRPERSLHAVMVFLSFPGHRTSVTPEELTADYFPATSEFFERASYGRFRLVPHPQKQWIRMPRPATAYGIQRDWAPEDRAAYLRDAVAAADPRVDFGAYDIVYFVADPGAPGVDSDATKVVNFDRPITADGAELRRIVTVFEQHPPDRNVLAHETGHVFDLPDLYHRPTDGKGDWDTYVGDWDVMGSQFGMAPDLFAWHKWKLGWLDPAQVDCVRSGTSLHTLQPLSEAPPPGGTGGTRLAVIRTGPGSAIAVEARGSAGNDGDTCTEGVLVYRVRNEAASGGGPIEVLDGHPRTEGCWDRSVYPPLADAPLEVGETFTVPGERITIEVADRTQSGAYTVKIAT comes from the coding sequence ATGCGAAGTACGGCCGCCGCCCTCACCTCCATGACGGCGCTCGCCGCGATGTCGCTCGTCGCGGGGCCGGCGGTGGCCGACACCGGGACCGCGGGACCCTGCGCGCTGACCCGGACGGCCGCCCACCACTCCCTCGGCCTGGACAGCTGGAACCGCGCCTACCCCAGGCCGGAGCGCTCGCTCCACGCGGTCATGGTCTTCCTCTCCTTCCCAGGCCACCGCACCTCGGTCACCCCCGAGGAGCTGACCGCCGACTACTTCCCGGCGACCAGCGAGTTCTTCGAGCGGGCCTCCTACGGGCGGTTCCGGCTGGTCCCGCACCCGCAGAAGCAGTGGATCCGGATGCCCCGCCCGGCGACCGCGTACGGGATACAGCGCGACTGGGCCCCCGAGGACCGGGCGGCCTACCTGCGGGACGCGGTCGCCGCCGCCGACCCGCGGGTGGACTTCGGCGCGTACGACATCGTGTACTTCGTCGCCGACCCGGGCGCCCCCGGCGTGGACTCCGACGCCACCAAGGTCGTCAACTTCGACCGCCCGATCACGGCGGACGGCGCGGAGCTGCGGCGGATCGTCACCGTCTTCGAGCAGCACCCGCCGGACCGCAACGTGCTGGCGCACGAGACCGGGCACGTCTTCGACCTGCCCGACCTCTACCACCGGCCGACGGACGGCAAGGGCGACTGGGACACGTACGTCGGCGACTGGGACGTCATGGGCAGCCAGTTCGGGATGGCCCCGGACCTCTTCGCCTGGCACAAGTGGAAGCTGGGCTGGCTGGACCCGGCGCAGGTGGACTGCGTACGGTCCGGCACCTCGCTGCACACCCTCCAGCCGCTGTCCGAGGCCCCGCCGCCGGGCGGTACGGGCGGCACCCGGCTCGCGGTGATCCGTACGGGCCCCGGCAGCGCGATCGCCGTCGAGGCGCGGGGCTCCGCAGGGAACGACGGGGACACCTGCACGGAGGGGGTCCTGGTCTACCGGGTCCGCAACGAGGCGGCCTCGGGCGGCGGGCCGATCGAGGTGCTGGACGGCCACCCCCGGACGGAGGGCTGCTGGGACCGCTCGGTGTACCCGCCGCTGGCGGACGCCCCGCTGGAGGTCGGGGAGACCTTCACGGTGCCGGGGGAGCGGATCACGATCGAGGTGGCGGACCGGACCCAGTCGGGCGCGTACACGGTGAAGATCGCGACGTGA
- a CDS encoding bifunctional diguanylate cyclase/phosphodiesterase, whose translation MAVVGRGGEVIAANRALAALLGAEPHALAGQCAADLVDLAAEARTWQAYQEVLRGRQARLRCTRRLKHPDGHSLWTEVTLGPVPGTQDVLLSVADISDRRDLQARLRHLQMHDPVTRLPNRALFFERLSAALEASGYGTGGTGRIGLCYLDLDGFKAVNDTLGHRVGDRLLTAVAARLTQCADQSGYGRSGGHLVARLGGDEFALLVEDSTGTEQLADLARSVLAAVQEPFDLAGQRLSVSASIGVVERDTAGTSATGLMQAADTTLYWAKADGKARWTLFDPERNAHRMTRQALSSTLRPAVERGEFELEYQPLVDLESGVVRGVEALVRWNHAQFGILTPNRFIGIAEEDGSIVQLGQWVLRTACRQARRWQIEQPSDSPVFVSVNVAVRQVWDSDLVGDVAEILAETGLAPQLLQLELTESAVMGSAGRPLQALQALSDMGVRIAIDDFGTGYSNLAYLSRLPVSVLKLDGSFVRGFRYEEGTHPNPADETIVEALVQLAHRLGLTVTAECVETAGQAARLRRVGCDTGQGWLYSRAVAPERIAEMIAPAPGARFASGPPEA comes from the coding sequence ATGGCCGTCGTCGGCCGGGGCGGCGAGGTGATCGCCGCCAACCGGGCGCTGGCCGCCCTGCTGGGCGCGGAACCGCACGCCCTCGCCGGGCAGTGCGCCGCCGACCTGGTGGACCTGGCGGCGGAGGCCCGGACCTGGCAGGCCTACCAGGAGGTGCTGCGCGGACGGCAGGCCCGGCTGCGCTGTACGCGCCGCCTCAAACATCCCGACGGGCATTCGCTGTGGACCGAGGTCACCCTCGGGCCCGTACCCGGCACCCAGGACGTCCTGCTGTCGGTGGCCGACATCAGCGACCGGCGCGACCTCCAGGCCCGGCTGCGGCACCTCCAGATGCACGACCCGGTGACCCGGCTGCCCAACCGGGCGCTGTTCTTCGAGCGGCTCTCGGCGGCCCTGGAGGCCTCCGGGTACGGCACGGGCGGCACGGGCCGGATCGGGCTGTGCTACCTGGACCTCGACGGGTTCAAGGCGGTCAACGACACCCTGGGCCACCGGGTCGGCGACCGGCTGCTGACCGCCGTGGCGGCCCGGCTGACCCAGTGCGCCGACCAGTCCGGTTACGGGCGCTCGGGCGGACACCTCGTCGCCCGGCTCGGCGGCGACGAGTTCGCGCTGCTGGTCGAGGACTCCACCGGCACCGAGCAGCTCGCGGACCTGGCGCGCAGCGTACTGGCCGCCGTACAGGAGCCCTTCGACCTGGCCGGGCAGCGGCTGTCGGTGTCCGCGTCGATCGGCGTGGTCGAGCGGGACACGGCCGGGACCTCGGCGACGGGGCTGATGCAGGCGGCGGACACGACCCTGTACTGGGCGAAGGCGGACGGCAAGGCCCGCTGGACCCTCTTCGACCCCGAGCGCAACGCGCACCGGATGACGCGGCAGGCGCTCTCCTCCACCCTGCGTCCGGCGGTGGAGCGGGGCGAATTCGAGCTGGAGTACCAGCCCCTGGTCGATCTGGAGAGCGGCGTGGTGCGCGGGGTGGAGGCCCTGGTGCGCTGGAACCACGCCCAGTTCGGCATTCTGACGCCGAATCGGTTCATCGGGATCGCCGAGGAGGACGGCTCGATCGTGCAGCTGGGCCAGTGGGTGCTGCGGACGGCATGCCGGCAGGCGCGGCGCTGGCAGATCGAACAGCCCAGCGACTCGCCGGTGTTCGTCTCCGTGAACGTGGCGGTGCGCCAGGTGTGGGACTCGGACCTGGTGGGGGACGTGGCGGAGATCCTCGCCGAGACCGGGCTGGCCCCGCAGCTGCTCCAGCTGGAGCTCACGGAGTCCGCGGTCATGGGCTCGGCGGGCCGGCCCCTCCAGGCCCTCCAGGCGCTCAGCGACATGGGCGTGCGGATCGCCATCGACGACTTCGGCACCGGGTACTCGAACCTGGCCTACCTGAGCCGGCTCCCGGTGTCCGTGCTGAAGCTGGACGGATCCTTCGTGCGGGGCTTCCGCTACGAGGAGGGCACCCACCCGAACCCGGCCGACGAGACCATCGTGGAGGCCCTGGTCCAGCTCGCGCACCGGCTGGGCCTGACCGTCACCGCCGAGTGCGTGGAGACCGCCGGCCAGGCGGCCCGGCTGCGGCGCGTCGGCTGCGACACCGGGCAGGGCTGGCTGTACTCCCGCGCGGTGGCCCCGGAGCGGATCGCGGAGATGATCGCGCCCGCCCCCGGGGCCCGGTTCGCCTCCGGGCCGCCGGAGGCCTGA
- a CDS encoding MarR family winged helix-turn-helix transcriptional regulator — protein sequence MTDMPEPAHPRWLTESEQHAWYAWRRMFPLVNAGIARDLHLDSGLSEADYDVLSVLGSTDGHRMRISSLAVLMQWSRSRLSHQIARMERRGLVSREEVATDGRGAEAVLTADGVDVITGAAPLHVESVRRHLIDVLTPEQLRVLAEAGETLRRHFGITRKDHTA from the coding sequence ATGACCGACATGCCCGAGCCGGCCCACCCCCGCTGGCTCACCGAGTCCGAGCAGCACGCCTGGTACGCATGGCGCCGGATGTTCCCCCTGGTCAACGCGGGGATCGCGCGTGACCTCCACCTGGACAGCGGGCTCTCCGAGGCCGACTACGACGTCCTGTCGGTGCTCGGCTCCACCGACGGCCACCGCATGCGGATCAGCTCGCTCGCGGTGCTGATGCAGTGGTCCCGCAGCCGGCTGTCCCACCAGATCGCCCGGATGGAACGCCGCGGGCTCGTCAGCCGCGAGGAGGTCGCCACCGACGGCCGCGGCGCGGAGGCGGTGCTCACCGCCGACGGGGTGGACGTCATCACCGGCGCGGCCCCGCTGCACGTGGAATCCGTACGGCGGCACCTGATCGACGTCCTCACCCCGGAACAGCTCCGCGTCCTCGCCGAGGCCGGCGAAACCCTCCGCCGCCACTTCGGCATCACCCGCAAGGACCACACCGCATAG
- a CDS encoding AAA domain-containing protein has product MTTAFDPGAAADRATAAILHDTLHGTERGVVVDSPPGAGKSTLVVRAARELAAAGRRLMVVAQTNAQVDDLVLRLAEKDPELKVGRLHSSDGDAYDPALRELPSVTLSAKPGDLAELPITISTAAKWAYVKDKDTEPWEHAIVDEAYQMRSDALLAVAGLFERALFVGDPGQLDPFSVVGAEQWAGLSYDPSASAVSTLLAHNPQLPQHRLPVSWRLPATAAPLVSRAFYPYSRFHSGTGPGERRLAYGVAGDGSGPDRVLDEAAASGWGLLELPARHTPRTDPEAVRAVALVVRRALDRGAVTSDERSPAPSPLTPGRIAVGTAHRDQAAAVRTALAALGVTGVTVDTANRLQGREYDLTVVLHPLSGRPDATAFHLETGRLCVLASRHRHACVVVARAGIAELLDDHPSTEPVQLGVTVKFPDGWEANHSVLAHLAEHRVPWRP; this is encoded by the coding sequence CCGACCGGGCCACCGCCGCCATCCTCCACGACACCCTGCACGGCACCGAGCGGGGTGTGGTGGTGGACTCCCCGCCCGGGGCCGGCAAGTCCACGCTCGTGGTGCGGGCGGCCCGGGAGCTGGCCGCCGCCGGGCGCCGGCTGATGGTGGTCGCGCAGACCAACGCGCAGGTGGACGACCTGGTGCTGCGGCTCGCCGAGAAGGATCCGGAGCTGAAGGTCGGCCGGCTGCACAGCAGCGACGGCGACGCCTACGACCCGGCGCTGCGCGAGCTGCCGTCGGTCACCCTGTCGGCGAAGCCGGGGGACCTGGCCGAACTCCCCATCACCATCTCCACGGCGGCGAAGTGGGCCTACGTCAAGGACAAGGACACGGAGCCCTGGGAGCACGCCATCGTCGACGAGGCGTACCAGATGCGCTCGGACGCGCTGCTGGCCGTGGCCGGGCTGTTCGAGCGGGCGTTGTTCGTGGGCGACCCGGGGCAGCTGGACCCGTTCAGCGTGGTGGGCGCCGAGCAGTGGGCGGGGCTGTCCTACGACCCCTCCGCCTCGGCGGTGTCCACCCTGCTGGCCCACAACCCGCAGCTGCCGCAGCACCGGCTGCCGGTGTCGTGGCGGCTCCCGGCGACGGCCGCGCCGCTGGTCTCGCGCGCCTTCTACCCGTACAGCCGGTTCCACAGCGGTACGGGCCCGGGCGAGCGGCGGCTCGCGTACGGGGTCGCGGGCGACGGCTCGGGGCCGGACCGGGTCCTGGACGAGGCCGCCGCGTCGGGCTGGGGGCTGCTGGAGCTGCCCGCGCGGCACACCCCGCGCACCGACCCGGAGGCGGTGCGGGCGGTGGCCCTGGTGGTCCGCCGGGCTCTGGACCGGGGTGCGGTGACCTCCGACGAGCGGTCCCCGGCCCCCTCGCCGCTCACGCCGGGCCGCATCGCCGTCGGCACCGCCCACCGCGACCAGGCGGCGGCCGTGCGCACGGCCCTGGCCGCGCTGGGCGTCACGGGGGTCACGGTGGACACCGCGAACCGGCTCCAGGGCCGCGAGTACGACCTCACGGTGGTCCTGCACCCCCTGTCGGGCCGCCCCGACGCGACGGCGTTCCACCTGGAGACGGGCCGCCTGTGCGTGCTGGCCTCCCGGCACCGGCACGCCTGCGTGGTGGTGGCCCGGGCGGGCATAGCGGAACTGCTGGACGACCACCCGTCGACGGAGCCGGTACAGCTGGGGGTGACGGTGAAGTTCCCGGATGGCTGGGAGGCGAACCATTCGGTCCTGGCCCACCTGGCCGAACACCGGGTGCCCTGGCGGCCGTAG